From the Daucus carota subsp. sativus chromosome 8, DH1 v3.0, whole genome shotgun sequence genome, one window contains:
- the LOC108197101 gene encoding U-box domain-containing protein 21, whose translation MISSWRKIRASRHANKRIGLDDISNMEVSIPTHFRCPISLDLMKDPVTLSSGITYDRQSIETWIEAGNNTCPITKQELSTLEPIPNHTIRKMIQDWCVVNSSYGIERIPTPRIPVTSRQVTEMLARVVAMSRSEEASACREVVAKVKRLVKENERNKRCFMANGTVGALASAFEAFSKVSFDKNVAVLEEILSCLSLMTPLDGEAKSYLGSNSSLSSMVWFLKRGHLSAQANSVLVLKHVLSTDQKKMEQFCSIEGALEALVKVIKEPVSPTTTKASLLIVYYMVSISSSRVDEKIIRRFIDMGLIERLLEMLVDCDKSICEKALGVLDGLCLDSQGREKAYADALTMPVLVKKILRVSDLATEFSVSIVWKLSKNETREDGGVIVEALQVGAFQKLLLLLQFGCNENIKDKATELLKLLNLHREKLECIDSMDFKNLKRH comes from the coding sequence ATGATTTCTTCGTGGAGAAAGATCCGGGCTTCTCGCCATGCAAACAAGAGAATTGGCCTAGATGATATATCCAACATGGAGGTTTCTATTCCAACTCACTTTCGGTGTCCTATTTCACTTGACTTGATGAAGGATCCGGTGACTTTGTCTAGCGGAATCACGTACGATCGTCAAAGCATCGAGACGTGGATCGAAGCCGGGAACAACACGTGCCCTATTACAAAGCAGGAATTGAGCACGCTTGAGCCTATTCCGAATCACACCATAAGGAAGATGATACAGGATTGGTGCGTGGTGAATAGCTCGTATGGGATTGAGAGAATTCCCACTCCTAGGATCCCCGTGACCTCACGACAAGTCACGGAGATGCTTGCTAGGGTTGTGGCGATGAGTAGAAGCGAGGAGGCCAGCGCGTGTCGAGAAGTGGTGGCTAAAGTCAAGCGGTTGGTAAAAGAAAATGAACGTAACAAGCGGTGTTTTATGGCTAATGGAACAGTAGGTGCTCTGGCATCAGCATTTGAAGCGTTCTCGAAGGTGTCGTTTGATAAAAATGTCGCGGTGCTAGAGGAGATTTTGTCGTGTTTATCGTTGATGACACCTTTAGATGGGGAGGCTAAATCGTATCTTGGATCGAATTCTTCGTTGAGTTCCATGGTGTGGTTTTTGAAGAGAGGACATTTATCTGCTCAGGCTAATTCCGTGTTAGTACTAAAACATGTTTTGTCGACGGATCAGAAGAAAATGGAGCAGTTTTGTAGTATTGAAGGggctttggaagccttggtgaAAGTGATCAAAGAGCCGGTCTCTCCCACAACTACAAAAGCCTCTTTGTTGATTGTTTACTACATGGTCTCAATTTCATCTAGCAGGGTTGATGAGAAGATTATAAGGAGATTTATCGACATGGGCTTGATCGAGAGGCTACTAGAGATGCTTGTGGACTGTGACAAGAGCATCTGCGAGAAGGCGCTAGGAGTCCTTGATGGCTTATGTTTGGACAGCCAAGGGAGGGAAAAGGCCTATGCTGATGCGCTAACAATGCCTGTTCTGGTCAAGAAGATCCTCAGAGTTTCTGATTTGGCGACGGAGTTTTCAGTGTCGATTGTTTGGAAGCTAAGCAAGAATGAGACCAGAGAAGATGGAGGTGTCATTGTTGAAGCTCTTCAAGTAGGGGCTTTTCAGAagttattgttgttgttgcaaTTTGGTTGTAATGAGAACATTAAGGACAAGGCCACTGAGCTGTTGAAGTTGTTGAATCTGCATAGGGAGAAGTTGGAGTGTATTGATTCAATGGACTTTAAGAATCTCAAACGCCATTGA
- the LOC108198520 gene encoding uncharacterized protein LOC108198520: MTSNQQQHGSTGQDDNPTIQQLLETIRKMQDDMSSQQEAWRAERETLQKELTTAKSKSNPMARGVLDNVARRLNMDDEEEEEYDEEIEVENPEERGPESNNNGNGGDPNADNGGTEKQDKNKKHDKGGDKKKKKESRSNKSRNHDAMRKELQALKEMVQRIPGVPKPLEKAAPMSYADSPFCDNIALVEMPKRFAVPAMKAYDGTTDPQEHVAQYKQRMFTVSITKELREPCMCKGFGSTLTGPALQWYVGLPNGSIETFADLVDAFNLQFASSRVFEKTTSDLYKIVQGFREPLRDYLTRFNREKVTITNCDTPTAIEAFRRGLEKDSPLYDELTKYPCKTLDDVQAKAMAQVRLEEDKKERDDKYYRPNRKVMTTRDRDYKPYTRDSRSSREETRVNSTQEYADWRKDPNLPPTYDNYGFTITPAAMMREFTKLGDAVKWPVKSNKPKANPESKLWCDFHGDYGHKAYDCVALRREIQYLVKKGYLTEFMTGKSVAKTPEKLPPPPPYQKVVNFIAGGSEVCGATYSQAKRIARQKEKQVNMSNASNEDMTELIFSWNDREHIQEPQQDGLVISLQIGNCLIKRVMVDNGSAANIMTRNTLEEMGLADSNMIRRTTILVGFSGETKKTLGEITLPTYAQGLNVLTKFLIIECESTYNIIMGRPWIHDLKAVPSTFHQVIKFPTPWGVQEIRGDQATSRDCYKTCMKQTVQHEPQLTPPPVMTGPEQLAEVSLGTGEKTVMIGEDLSPTLEANLVEFLTTRLDAFAWEHEDITGISADVITHKLNVDPNHKPVQQRRRKFATERNKIINEEVSRLLKAGMIKEVDYPEWLANVVIVQKKNGKWRVCVDYTDLNKACPKDPFPLPHIDTMVDSTAGHELLTFLDASSGFNQIQMDPSDAEKTAFVTERGIYCYLAMPFGLRNASATFQRLVNKMFKDQIGKTMEVYIDDMVVKSLNADDHVRHLEEVFDILRQYNMKLNPSKCNFAVSSGKFLGHMVTRRGIEASPEQIKAIHDLTSPNNMKDVQKLTGRVAALNRFISRSSDRCKLFYNVLRKNKGFNWTEEHEAALSELKRYLSSPPLLAKPAPGEDLYVYLSVTSHAVSSVLVKELDGTQSPVYYVSRSLVETETRYTPLEKLVLALTVTSTKLRHYFETHKIHVLTNFPLRTVLSKPELTGRMAKWAIQLSTYDIVYEARTAIKSQALADFVADFSPNQMTQAEEEFRRVTACPDSQTWTLYTDGASNVNGTGLGMVLKSPQGDKMAYSICCDFKATNNEAEYEALIMGLTTAIDMKVKNIDTYCDSLLIVNHINGSYEAKDQKMLTYLDIVKNLQLSFDTFNIQQVPREHNTQADALAGLGAVLKNTGITSIPIIHIMKPANIRLQERLVLCTDAIQTDDGTGDWRQAFINYLQNGTLPPSPNDARVLRMKASRFTLIDNILFKKSATGLLQRCLDENEAYMTLRDLHEGECGNHTGGRSLSNKTLRMGYYWPTLRQDAITFVQKCDACQRHAPVIHQPSEPLHVTTPSWPFMKWGMDIVGKMPPAPGQKVYMLAMTDYFSKWIEAEAFKQVTSKEVIAFIKKNILCKFGVPSEIVCDNGSQFISDKTESFCRKYNISLIKSTPRYPQANGQAESSNKIVINNLKKRLTTHKGKWAEELPWVLWSDRTTPKTSTGQTPFSLVYGTEAVLPTEVLTPTARYGLLTTTTNQAEMAHDIDTVDELREMAKLRMAFYQQRVARSYNKHVHIRLFREGDMVLRKTFQNTLDPTAGKFADTWEGPYFIDAVVGKGAYRLSTLDGKQIPRTWNALHLKLYHV; the protein is encoded by the coding sequence ATGACGAGTAATCAACAACAACATGGCTCCACGGGCCAAGACGACAATCCCACGATACAACAGCTGTTGGAGACAATTCGAAAGATGCAAGATGACATGAGTTCTCAACAAGAGGCCTGGAGGGCTGAAAGGGAAACACTACAGAAAGAACTCACGACGGCCAAATCCAAGTCCAATCCAATGGCTAGGGGAGTGTTAGATAATGTGGCTAGACGCTTGAACATGGACgacgaagaagaagaggaaTATGACGAGGAAATTGAGGTAGAAAACCCAGAAGAGAGGGGTCCTGAGAGCAACAACAATGGTAACGGTGGAGACCCAAATGCTGACAATGGCGGCACTGAAAAGCAAGACAAGAACAAGAAACACGACAAAGGGGGCgacaagaagaaaaagaaagagagcAGATCCAATAAGTCACGTAACCATGACGCGATGCGAAAAGAGTTACAAGCCCTAAAGGAAATGGTTCAACGCATCCCTGGAGTACCCAAACCCCTTGAGAAAGCCGCACCCATGAGCTACGCAGATTCTCCTTTTTGTGACAATATTGCTCTAGTGGAGATGCCAAAACGCTTCGCGGTGCCGGCCATGAAGGCCTATGACGGGACAACTGACCCTCAGGAGCATGTGGCACAGTATAAACAACGGATGTTTACGGTATCTATCACGAAGGAACTAAGGGAACCATGCATGTGCAAAGGCTTCGGCTCGACACTGACCGGACCGGCGCTACAATGGTACGTGGGTCTCCCAAATGGAAGCATTGAGACATTTGCCGATCTAGTTGACGCCTTCAACCTTCAGTTTGCAAGCAGCAGAGTATTTGAGAAAACCACGAGTGATCTCTACAAGATAGTTCAGGGGTTCAGAGAGCCTTTGAGGGATTACTTGACTAGGTTCAATCGTGAGAAAGTGACCATCACGAACTGTGACACTCCCACAGCAATAGAGGCATTCAGGAGAGGACTGGAGAAAGATTCACCTTTGTACGACGAGCTCACCAAATATCCTTGCAAGACCCTAGATGATGTCCAGGCAAAAGCAATGGCACAAGTACGCCTTGAAGAAGACAAAAAGGAACGTGACGACAAGTATTACCGACCAAATCGCAAGGTCATGACCACAAGAGATAGGGACTACAAACCATACACTAGAGACTCCAGGAGCTCAAGAGAGGAAACACGTGTAAACTCAACGCAAGAGTATGCGGATTGGAGGAAAGACCCAAACCTCCCCCCAACCTACGACAACTATGGTTTCACAATTACACCCGCCGCTATGATGAGAGAATTTACAAAATTGGGAGACGCAGTAAAGTGGCCGGTAAAGAGTAATAAGCCTAAGGCAAACCCGGAGTCCAAACTATGGTGTGACTTCCATGGCGATTATGGTCACAAAGCATATGATTGCGTGGCACTGAGAAGGGAAATCCAATATCTTGTGAAAAAAGGGTACCTGACGGAGTTCATGACGGGAAAGTCAGTGGCCAAAACACCAGAGAAattgccaccaccaccaccttacCAAAAGGTCGTGAATTTCATAGCAGGTGGCTCGGAGGTGTGTGGAGCAACTTATTCACAGGCAAAACGCATTGCACGACAAAAGGAGAAACAGGTCAACATGTCAAACGCAAGTAATGAAGACATGACAGAACTCATCTTCAGTTGGAACGACAGGGAACACATACAGGAACCTCAACAAGACGGACTGGTAATTTCACTCCAGATTGGAAATTGTCTCATTAAGAGGGTGATGGTAGACAACGGCAGTGCTGCAAATATAATGACCAGAAACACATTGGAAGAAATGGGGTTGGCAGACAGCAACATGATCAGGCGAACCACGATTCTCGTAGGGTTCAGTGGAGAAACAAAGAAAACATTGGGAGAGATCACACTACCCACCTATGCTCAGGGACTCAACGTGCTAACAAAATTCCTCATAATAGAATGTGAATCCACGTACAACATAATAATGGGCAGGCCATGGATCCACGATCTGAAAGCAGTACCCTCAACGTTCCACCAAGTCATCAAATTTCCCACCCCATGGGGAGTTCAAGAAATCAGAGGAGATCAAGCCACATCAAGAGACTGCTACAAAACTTGCATGAAACAAACTGTGCAACATGAACCTCAACTGACACCACCGCCAGTCATGACAGGACCCGAACAGTTGGCTGAAGTTAGCTTGGGGACAGGAGAGAAGACAGTAATGATAGGGGAAGACCTGTCACCAACATTAGAAgcaaacttggttgaattcttGACAACACGCTTGGATGCATTCGCCTGGGAGCATGAGGATATCACCGGAATCAGTGCCGATGTGATCACCCATAAGCTCAACGTTGACCCAAACCACAAGCCTGTACAACAACGCAGAAGGAAATTTGCTACAGAAAGGAATAAAATCATCAATGAGGAAGTGTCACGCCTACTAAAAGCGGGAATGATCAAAGAAGTAGATTATCCCGAATGGCTGGCTAACGTCGTGATAGTCCAGAAGAAGAACGGAAAATGGCGAGTCTGTGTCGATTACACCGACCTGAACAAAGCCTGCCCAAAAGATCCTTTCCCTCTGCCACACATCGACACCATGGTAGACTCAACAGCAGGACATGAATTGTTAACTTTCCTGGATGCCTCCAGTGGCTTTAACCAAATACAAATGGACCCCTCTGATGCCGAGAAGACAGCCTTTGTGACCGAAAGAGGAATTTATTGCTACTTAGCTATGCCGTTCGGCTTGAGAAATGCAAGTGCAACGTTTCAGAGACTTGTCAACAAGATGTTCAAGGATCAAATTGGGAAAACGATGGAGGTTTATATTGACGACATGGTGGTGAAATCACTCAATGCGGATGATCATGTCAGACATCTTGAGGAAGTATTCGACATCCTACGACAGTATAACATGAAACTTAACCCTTCAAAGTGTAACTTTGCCGTTTCATCAGGGAAATTTTTAGGCCACATGGTAACAAGGAGAGGCATAGAAGCAAGTCCGGAGCAAATTAAGGCAATTCACGACCTTACCAGCCCCAACAACATGAAGGACGTCCAAAAGCTGACGGGAAGGGTGGCTGCCCTAAACAGGTTCATATCACGATCTTCTGACAGGTGCAAGCTATTCTACAATGTGCTACGCAAAAATAAGGGCTTCAACTGGACAGAAGAACATGAAGCAGCCCTCTCAGAACTGAAGCGGTACCTGTCATCACCGCCACTCTTGGCAAAACCAGCGCCTGGTGAAGATCTTTACGTCTATCTCTCTGTCACAAGCCACGCAGTCAGCAGTGTCCTAGTGAAGGAGCTTGACGGAACACAATCACCAGTATACTACGTAAGCAGGAGCCTGGTCGAAACTGAAACCAGGTACACACCCCTTGAAAAGCTGGTTCTTGCACTCACAGTAACGTCCACAAAACTACGACATTATTTTGAGACTCATAAAATACATGTCTTGACAAACTTTCCTTTAAGGACGGTCTTGAGCAAACCAGAGTTGACAGGACGAATGGCGAAGTGGGCAATTCAACTCAGCACCTACGACATAGTATATGAAGCAAGAACAGCCATTAAGTCTCAGGCTCTCGCAGATTTTGTGGCTGATTTCAGCCCAAACCAGATGACTCAGGCAGAAGAGGAATTTCGACGTGTCACAGCGTGTCCAGACTCACAAACCTGGACATTATACACTGACGGAGCCTCCAACGTGAACGGGACAGGACTTGGAATGGTGCTGAAATCGCCACAAGGGGACAAAATGGCATATTCAATATGCTGTGACTTCAAGGCAACAAACAATGAGGCCGAGTACGAGGCACTGATCATGGGCTTAACAACAGCAATAGACATGAAGGTCAAAAACATTGATACATATTGTGACTCCCTTTTGATTGTTAATCACATTAATGGTTCCTATGAGGCAAAAGATCAAAAAATGCTTACATATCTTGACATAGTAAAAAATCTGCAACTATCATTTGACACCTTCAACATTCAACAGGTGCCAAGAGAGCACAACACACAGGCTGATGCGCTAGCAGGATTGGGAGCTGTGCTAAAAAACACTGGTATAACATCTATCCCCATAATACACATCATGAAGCCCGCAAATATTAGACTACAAGAACGACTTGTCTTATGCACTGACGCTATTCAAACAGATGACGGAACAGGAGATTGGAGGCAAGCTTTCATAAACTACTTGCAAAACGGAACACTGCCACCCAGTCCAAACGATGCAAGGGTCCTCCGAATGAAAGCCTCACGCTTCACTCTGATCGATAACATCCTGTTTAAGAAGTCAGCAACAGGATTGCTACAAAGATGTCTCGATGAGAATGAAGCTTACATGACTCTACGTGACCTCCATGAAGGCGAGTGCGGAAACCACACCGGTGGGAGAAGTCTGTCCAATAAAACACTACGAATGGGGTATTACTGGCCCACATTGAGACAAGACGCTATCACCTTTGTGCAGAAATGTGACGCCTGCCAACGACATGCACCTGTAATCCACCAACCCTCAGAACCCCTTCATGTGACAACACCGTCATGGCCATTCATGAAATGGGGTATGGACATTGTCGGTAAGATGCCTCCAGCACCGGGTCAGAAAGTCTACATGCTAGCTATGACGgattacttttcaaaatggATTGAGGCGGAAGCGTTCAAGCAAGTGACATCCAAAGAAGTGATTGCCTTTATCAAGAAGAACATATTGTGCAAATTTGGCGTCCCCTCTGAGATTGTTTGTGACAATGGTTCTCAGTTCATAAGTGACAAGACGGAATCCTTCTGCAGAAAGTACAATATCAGCCTGATAAAATCCACTCCAAGGTACCCCCAAGCCAATGGGCAAGCCGAATCAAGCAACAAAATAGTCATCAACAATCTGAAGAAGAGATTAACAACTCACAAAGGTAAGTGGGCGGAAGAACTACCATGGGTCCTGTGGTCAGACAGGACGACACCCAAGACATCAACCGGACAGACGCCGTTCAGCCTGGTTTACGGAACAGAGGCAGTGCTCCCTACAGAAGTCCTAACCCCTACTGCAAGATACGGGCTACTTACCACCACGACAAATCAAGCTGAAATGGCTCATGACATTGACACGGTGGACGAACTGAGAGAGATGGCCAAACTAAGGATGGCCTTCTATCAACAGAGAGTCGCCAGAAGCTACAACAAGCACGTTCATATACGACTATTTCGAGAAGGTGACATGGTCCTGCGAAAAACCTTCCAGAATACATTGGACCCAACAGCTGGAAAGTTTGCAGATACCTGGGAAGGACCATATTTCATAGATGCGGTGGTTGGCAAAGGTGCCTATCGATTGTCAACTTTAGACGGCAAACAGATTCCAAGGACATGGAACGCACTTCACTTGAAGCTTTATCATGTGTAA
- the LOC108197613 gene encoding deacetylvindoline O-acetyltransferase, with amino-acid sequence MAFRGLMRSFFILRRQLHVISRSSTTIKPASPTPSNLKRYNIPLHDLMVPEVYIPFVYFYPSHNSDHSQKLIPDSSSLSYQLKKSLSETLSKYYPFAGRLCSGTYVDCNDEGVQFVEARIGCKLGEVVQKAPVREEEEGLGHLFPPCTIWNRVTEMHSGILMHVQLSHFTCGGIAIAVTLHHHLGDALTILSFLRYWANLSLHSRDHQKLLHLVPQLVYELMPPCDHGDSIIDFPLADKNWITKEVTFPNTNLAKLKAVVENEDKLDGVVEDQKYTRNEILTALLYRCFVAAAAETNAVAENKSVLCRAVNVRRMLDPPLPETSVGNFIVANFVPTSTESETKYRTLVAQMRKQTRQLKGLKKLDAHEVAPIVLEFTKKNYKFYSMSSICGFPVYEAMDFGWGKPIKATIVDAFTFNAVNMMDTADDGVRCLVALGEQDMKNFLVQKELLDYASLK; translated from the coding sequence ATGGCATTTAGAGGATTGATGCGttctttctttattttgagAAGGCAGCTACATGTTATCTCAAGATCATCCACCACAATTAAACCAGCTTCTCCAACCCCCTCGAACCTCAAACGATACAACATTCCTTTACATGATCTCATGGTTCCAGAGGTTTATATCCCTTTCGTTTACTTCTATCCAAGCCACAACTCTGACCATAGTCAAAAATTGATCCCTGATAGTTCATCATTATCATATCAGCTGAAAAAGTCCTTATCAGAGACACTGTCTAAGTATTACCCTTTTGCCGGGAGGCTGTGTTCTGGAACCTACGTTGATTGTAACGATGAAGGTGTTCAATTTGTTGAAGCGCGGATAGGATGCAAGTTGGGGGAAGTTGTGCAGAAAGCTCCTGTcagggaagaagaagaaggtttaGGCCATCTATTTCCGCCTTGCACAATTTGGAATCGAGTTACTGAAATGCATTCTGGTATTCTGATGCATGTTCAACTTAGCCATTTTACTTGCGGTGGAATAGCCATTGCTGTTACCCTGCATCACCATCTAGGCGACGCTCTTACTATCTTGTCGTTCCTAAGGTATTGGGCAAATTTGTCACTCCACTCGCGTGACCACCAGAAACTGTTACATCTTGTTCCGCAATTGGTATATGAGCTGATGCCTCCGTGTGATCATGGTGATTCCATTATAGATTTTCCCTTGGCAGATAAGAATTGGATTACTAAAGAGGTAACATTTCCCAACACGAACTTAGCTAAACTAAAGGCTGTCGTGGAAAATGAAGACAAGCTGGATGGCGTAGTAGAAGATCAGAAATACACCCGTAATGAGATTCTAACTGCTCTGCTTTATAGATGTTTTGTAGCAGCCGCAGCTGAAACTAATGCAGTAGCGGAGAATAAATCAGTTTTGTGCAGGGCTGTAAATGTGAGACGTATGCTGGATCCGCCACTGCCAGAGACAAGTGTGGGGAATTTTATTGTGGCGAATTTTGTTCCAACAAGCACGGAGAGTGAAACAAAGTACAGAACTTTGGTTGCACAAATGAGGAAACAGACGAGGCAGCTTAAAGGGCTAAAAAAATTGGATGCACATGAAGTGGCACCGATAGTACTTGAGTTCACTAAgaaaaactacaagttttaCTCTATGAGCAGTATCTGTGGTTTCCCGGTATATGAGGCGATGGATTTCGGGTGGGGAAAGCCGATTAAGGCCACCATTGTGGACGCGTTCACGTTCAATGCTGTTAATATGATGGATACTGCAGATGATGGTGTAAGATGTCTTGTGGCTTTAGGAGAGCAAGACATGAAAAATTTTCTAGTGCAGAAAGAGCTGCTTGATTATGCTTCTTTAAAATAG